A portion of the Oscillospiraceae bacterium genome contains these proteins:
- a CDS encoding asparaginase, with the protein MTKQRILFITTGGTIASVHTPQGLRPVLSSDELLAHLPELNDLCIPETLALCSIDSTDLGQEHWLMMARAIQENYALYDGFIICHGTDTLAYSAAALSYLIQNADKPIILTGAQQPISNEITDAKKNLRDSVICALDQGSRGVMVVFGGHVIAGTRAKKNKTISYDAFASVNFPELALVQGDRLVRYVPSPWPTGPVEFGRAMNPRVFLLKLIPGMDPGMIPEIFRLYDCVIVESFGVGGIPQRLMDAFAEGLGHYEQTHKVLILTTQVTYEGSDVGVYEVGKRVKNRFRFLEAHDMTIEAVVTKSMWLLAQDCDSFDQLQQRFYRQVNFDTFYH; encoded by the coding sequence ATGACCAAGCAGCGCATTCTTTTCATTACCACCGGCGGCACCATTGCCAGCGTACATACTCCGCAGGGCCTCCGGCCCGTGCTCAGCAGCGACGAGCTGCTGGCCCATCTTCCGGAGCTCAACGACCTGTGCATCCCGGAAACGCTGGCCCTGTGCAGCATCGACAGCACCGACCTCGGCCAGGAACACTGGCTGATGATGGCCCGCGCCATTCAGGAGAACTACGCCCTGTACGATGGTTTCATCATCTGCCACGGCACCGATACGCTGGCCTATTCCGCAGCGGCACTTTCTTACCTCATCCAGAACGCGGACAAGCCCATCATCCTCACCGGTGCCCAGCAGCCCATCTCCAACGAGATCACCGACGCCAAGAAAAACCTGCGCGACAGCGTGATCTGTGCACTGGACCAGGGCAGCCGGGGCGTGATGGTGGTGTTTGGCGGGCACGTCATTGCCGGCACCCGTGCCAAAAAGAACAAGACCATCAGCTACGACGCCTTTGCCTCGGTCAACTTCCCGGAGCTGGCACTGGTGCAGGGCGACCGTCTGGTGCGCTATGTGCCTTCGCCCTGGCCCACCGGCCCGGTGGAGTTCGGCCGCGCCATGAACCCCCGGGTGTTCCTGCTCAAGCTCATCCCCGGCATGGACCCCGGCATGATCCCGGAGATCTTCCGCCTGTACGACTGCGTCATCGTGGAGAGCTTCGGCGTGGGCGGCATCCCGCAGCGGCTCATGGACGCCTTTGCCGAGGGGCTGGGCCACTACGAGCAGACCCACAAGGTGCTCATCCTGACCACGCAGGTGACCTATGAGGGCAGCGACGTGGGCGTGTACGAGGTGGGCAAGCGGGTGAAGAACCGATTCCGCTTCCTGGAAGCCCATGACATGACCATCGAAGCCGTGGTCACCAAGAGCATGTGGCTGCTGGCCCAGGACTGCGACAGCTTCGACCAGCTGCAGCAGCGGTTCTACCGTCAGGTGAACTTCGATACCTTCTATCACTGA
- a CDS encoding EamA family transporter, translating to MWFVFALGSAVFAALTSILAKIGIQGVNSTLATAIRTVVVLVMSWGMVFLTGTQGGVGDISRRSWLFLILSGLATGASWLCYYHALQIGAASKVVPVDKLSVVITLALAFVLLKEPFTAKNLVGCALITAGTLFMVL from the coding sequence ATGTGGTTCGTGTTTGCACTGGGCAGTGCCGTGTTTGCGGCCCTTACCTCCATCCTGGCCAAGATCGGCATCCAGGGGGTCAACTCCACCCTGGCCACCGCCATCCGCACGGTGGTGGTGCTGGTCATGAGCTGGGGCATGGTGTTCCTCACCGGGACCCAGGGCGGCGTGGGGGATATCTCTCGCCGCAGCTGGCTGTTTTTGATCCTTTCCGGCCTGGCCACCGGGGCCAGCTGGCTGTGCTATTACCACGCTTTGCAGATCGGGGCCGCCTCCAAGGTGGTTCCGGTGGACAAGCTCAGCGTGGTGATCACCCTGGCTTTGGCCTTTGTGCTCCTGAAGGAACCCTTTACCGCCAAAAACCTGGTGGGCTGTGCCCTGATCACCGCCGGCACCCTGTTTATGGTGCTGTAA
- a CDS encoding MarR family transcriptional regulator, which translates to MLEQAFQDVYTKFKLHFYQNVFQRFATREATLTTVESFCMEGIMAMGEPTIAEFSRMMQISTPNAAYKIGSLVKKGYVEKIQSTVDRREYHLRPTQKYIDYYNISYSYLSTVIERVRKRFPEEDVDKLEQMLTVISDELMPELDLMNKTRQRLSE; encoded by the coding sequence ATGCTGGAACAGGCTTTTCAGGATGTATACACCAAATTCAAGCTGCACTTTTATCAGAACGTATTCCAGCGTTTTGCCACGCGGGAAGCGACCCTGACCACGGTGGAGTCCTTCTGCATGGAGGGCATCATGGCCATGGGCGAACCTACCATTGCGGAGTTCTCCCGCATGATGCAGATCTCCACCCCCAATGCGGCCTATAAGATCGGCAGTCTGGTCAAAAAGGGCTATGTGGAAAAGATCCAGTCCACCGTGGACCGGCGCGAGTACCACCTGCGCCCCACCCAGAAGTATATCGACTACTACAACATCAGCTATTCCTATCTGAGCACCGTGATCGAGCGGGTGCGCAAGCGCTTCCCGGAAGAGGACGTGGACAAGCTGGAGCAGATGCTCACGGTGATCAGCGATGAGCTGATGCCGGAGCTGGACCTGATGAACAAGACCCGGCAGCGGCTGTCGGAATAA
- a CDS encoding Na+/H+ antiporter NhaC family protein — MKNKNLSWAAALFVFALLLWCTAATPGKIADPSTYTCAVYSTFFSLLPPVIAIVLALNTKEVYTSLLVGIASGALLYANGNLELALNTLFFHEEGGMIAKLSDSSNVGILVFLVMLGILVALMNKAGGSAAFGRWASKHIHSRAGAQFATLLLGVMIFVDDYFNCLTVGSVMRPVTDRQKVSRAKLAYLIDATAAPICIIAPVSSWAAAVTSSVPEGSGINGFTMFLRTIPYNYYALLTVVMSLFLIFTGTDFGSMKLNEDNAKNGDLFTTEDRPYGDDVDDGTETKGHVVDLIAPVLVLIAACIFGMIYTGGFFDGVDFVTAFADCNASAGLVMGSSIALLFTFVFYRVRSVMTFQDFAACIPEGFKAMVSPMLILTLAWTLSGMTGLLGAKYYVANLLGGSAAALQYLLPVIIFLVAVFLAFATGTSWGTFSILIPIVCHAFPEGEMLVISIAACLSGAVCGDHCSPISDTTIMASAGAHCSHVNHVSTQLPYAITAASCAAVCYVITGLAQAVLGSRASLFTSLVLLAVAIVVELVVLSIIRARTIKKAKA, encoded by the coding sequence ATGAAAAACAAGAATCTGTCCTGGGCAGCGGCACTGTTCGTGTTTGCCCTGCTGCTGTGGTGCACGGCAGCCACCCCCGGCAAGATCGCCGACCCGTCTACCTACACCTGTGCGGTGTACAGCACCTTCTTCTCGCTGCTGCCGCCGGTCATCGCCATTGTGCTGGCCCTGAACACCAAGGAGGTGTACACCTCCCTGCTGGTGGGCATCGCCTCGGGCGCACTGCTGTATGCCAACGGAAACCTGGAACTGGCCCTGAATACCCTCTTCTTCCACGAAGAAGGCGGCATGATCGCCAAACTGTCCGACAGCAGCAATGTGGGCATCCTGGTGTTCCTGGTCATGCTGGGCATCCTGGTGGCCCTGATGAACAAGGCCGGCGGCTCGGCCGCCTTTGGCCGCTGGGCATCGAAGCACATCCACTCCCGGGCGGGCGCACAGTTTGCCACCCTGCTGCTGGGTGTGATGATCTTTGTGGACGACTATTTCAACTGCCTGACCGTGGGTTCGGTCATGCGCCCGGTCACCGACCGGCAGAAGGTGTCCCGCGCCAAGCTGGCCTACCTCATCGACGCCACGGCGGCCCCCATCTGCATCATTGCGCCGGTGTCCAGCTGGGCGGCGGCGGTCACCTCCAGCGTGCCGGAGGGGTCTGGCATCAACGGCTTCACCATGTTCCTGCGCACCATCCCCTACAACTACTATGCCCTGCTTACCGTCGTCATGAGCCTGTTCCTCATCTTCACCGGCACGGACTTCGGCTCCATGAAGCTCAATGAGGACAACGCGAAAAACGGCGACCTGTTCACCACCGAGGACCGCCCCTACGGCGACGACGTGGACGACGGCACCGAGACGAAGGGCCATGTTGTGGACCTGATCGCACCGGTGCTGGTGCTGATCGCGGCCTGCATCTTCGGCATGATCTACACCGGCGGCTTCTTTGACGGGGTGGACTTCGTCACCGCCTTTGCGGACTGCAACGCCTCTGCCGGCCTTGTGATGGGCAGCAGCATTGCTCTGCTGTTCACCTTCGTGTTCTACCGGGTGCGCAGCGTCATGACCTTCCAGGACTTTGCGGCCTGCATCCCGGAGGGCTTCAAGGCCATGGTCAGCCCCATGCTCATCCTCACGCTGGCCTGGACCCTGTCCGGCATGACCGGCCTGCTGGGTGCCAAGTATTATGTGGCCAATCTGCTGGGCGGCTCCGCTGCGGCGCTGCAGTATCTGCTGCCGGTGATCATCTTCCTGGTGGCGGTGTTCCTGGCCTTTGCCACCGGCACGAGCTGGGGAACCTTCTCCATTCTGATCCCCATCGTGTGCCACGCATTCCCGGAAGGCGAAATGCTGGTCATCTCCATCGCGGCCTGCCTGTCCGGTGCCGTGTGCGGCGACCACTGCTCCCCCATCTCCGACACCACCATCATGGCCTCGGCGGGTGCCCACTGCAGCCATGTGAACCATGTGTCCACCCAGCTGCCCTATGCCATCACGGCGGCGTCCTGCGCGGCGGTGTGTTATGTGATCACCGGCCTGGCACAGGCGGTACTGGGCAGCCGGGCCAGCCTGTTCACCTCGCTGGTGCTGCTGGCCGTGGCCATCGTCGTAGAGCTGGTGGTGCTCAGCATCATCCGCGCCCGCACGATCAAAAAGGCAAAAGCATGA
- a CDS encoding thioesterase — protein MTLETGIRGEQSVSVTAANTAKTMGSGTLDVFATPALVALAEKTCWMSVTPALAEGDGTVGTKLELEHTAPTPVGMTVTCESELVAVEGRKLTFKVSLHDEKGPVGGGTHERFVIHNDKFAAKAEAKKN, from the coding sequence ATGACACTGGAAACCGGTATCCGCGGTGAGCAGAGCGTGTCTGTCACTGCTGCAAACACTGCAAAGACCATGGGCAGCGGCACGCTGGACGTGTTTGCCACCCCGGCCCTGGTGGCCCTGGCCGAAAAGACCTGCTGGATGAGCGTGACCCCGGCCTTGGCCGAGGGCGACGGCACCGTGGGCACGAAGCTGGAGCTGGAGCACACCGCTCCCACCCCCGTGGGCATGACCGTGACCTGCGAGAGCGAGCTGGTGGCTGTGGAAGGCCGCAAGCTCACCTTCAAAGTGAGCCTGCACGACGAAAAAGGCCCGGTGGGCGGCGGTACCCACGAGCGCTTTGTGATCCACAACGACAAGTTTGCGGCCAAGGCGGAGGCAAAGAAGAACTGA
- a CDS encoding YwaF family protein translates to MSDFWKSYDITAAEYGAGYECYPLFGTVHLVELALSALFILGMAWWYRRSTPRTRRHILVGVTAALLADEAALLLGMACTGQWNWSYLPLHLCSINVFVCLYNTLTDRSWCKEELYALCIPGAALALLCPSWRDVPGWFTLINLHSVSIHALLVLYPVLLVAGGYRPSVRRVPQVLAFLFGSALPIYFLNKPLHTNFYFLNNPYGNVITSTFTAWFGEKFYILGFLPAIALALVLMYAPWAAAGKKR, encoded by the coding sequence ATGTCTGACTTCTGGAAATCCTATGACATCACCGCCGCCGAATACGGTGCGGGCTATGAGTGCTACCCGCTGTTCGGCACCGTGCATCTGGTCGAACTGGCGCTTTCGGCACTGTTCATCCTGGGCATGGCGTGGTGGTACCGCCGCAGCACGCCGCGCACCCGGCGGCACATTCTGGTGGGGGTCACGGCGGCCCTGCTGGCCGACGAGGCCGCCCTGCTGCTGGGCATGGCCTGCACCGGCCAGTGGAACTGGAGCTATCTGCCGCTGCACCTGTGCAGCATCAACGTGTTCGTCTGCCTGTACAACACCCTCACCGACCGCAGCTGGTGCAAGGAGGAGCTGTACGCCCTGTGCATCCCCGGCGCAGCACTGGCTCTGCTGTGCCCCAGCTGGCGGGATGTGCCCGGGTGGTTCACCCTCATCAACCTGCACTCGGTCAGCATCCACGCCCTGCTAGTGCTTTACCCTGTGCTGCTGGTGGCGGGCGGATACCGCCCCAGCGTGCGCCGGGTGCCGCAGGTGCTGGCCTTTTTGTTCGGCTCGGCCCTGCCCATCTATTTTCTTAACAAACCCCTGCACACCAACTTTTACTTTTTGAATAACCCCTATGGCAACGTCATCACCAGCACCTTTACCGCGTGGTTTGGCGAAAAATTCTACATTCTGGGCTTTCTGCCCGCCATCGCGCTGGCCCTTGTGCTGATGTACGCCCCCTGGGCAGCAGCCGGGAAGAAGCGTTGA
- a CDS encoding metalloregulator ArsR/SmtB family transcription factor, giving the protein MAQQNEPLVQPEELDMPDDEVLYELADLFRVFGDSTRIKILYALHDNELCVQDIANAVQLSQSAVSHQLRVLKDSKLVRFRREGKTVYYALDDDHVRSILSLGMDHIEE; this is encoded by the coding sequence ATGGCACAGCAGAACGAACCCCTCGTGCAGCCGGAAGAGCTGGACATGCCGGATGACGAAGTGCTGTACGAGCTGGCCGACCTGTTCCGGGTGTTCGGCGACTCCACCCGCATCAAGATCCTGTACGCCCTGCACGACAATGAGCTGTGCGTGCAGGACATTGCCAACGCCGTGCAGCTGAGCCAGTCGGCCGTGAGCCACCAGCTGCGGGTGCTCAAGGATTCCAAGCTGGTACGCTTCCGGCGGGAGGGCAAGACCGTGTATTACGCACTGGACGACGACCATGTGCGCAGCATCCTCTCTCTGGGGATGGACCATATCGAAGAATGA
- a CDS encoding cation transporter — translation MKKTYKIEVDCANCAQKMEDAANTVAGVEKATVSFMTQKMKVEFAEGADPHATMENVLSACKKVEDDCEIFDI, via the coding sequence ATGAAAAAGACCTACAAGATCGAAGTGGACTGCGCAAACTGCGCCCAGAAGATGGAGGACGCTGCCAACACCGTTGCCGGTGTGGAAAAGGCGACTGTCAGCTTCATGACCCAGAAGATGAAGGTGGAGTTTGCCGAGGGTGCCGACCCCCACGCCACCATGGAGAATGTGCTGTCCGCCTGCAAGAAGGTGGAGGACGACTGCGAGATCTTTGACATCTGA
- a CDS encoding heavy metal translocating P-type ATPase: MTKKQKKSLQQILIALALVILLKLLLRVLPALPTPVELLLYLIPYFVVGKDVLRKAIKGIKNRQPFDECFLMAVATVGAFALGDYVEGCAVILFYQIGELFQSVAVGKSRQSISSLMDIRPDYANVEDEDGKLEQVDPDDVEVGTVIVVQPGERVPIDGVIVEGTSALNTAALTGESLPRDVQTGDEVISGCVNMTGLLKVRTTKEFGESTVSKILDLVENSSMKKARAENFITRFARVYTPAVCYGALALAFLPPIVLLLMGQPARFGDWIYRALTFLVISCPCALVISIPLSFFGGIGGASACGILVKGSTYLEELARTGIVVFDKTGTLTQGTFKVTGVHPADGITDEQLVEAAALAESWSKHPISLSIKAAYGKEIDTSRVTDVEELGGHGVTAKVDGKAVAAGNARLMERLGLSAPAVSETGTVVHVAIDGRYAGYLLIADVVKPHSAEAIRAMKAAGVRKTVMLTGDAEPVAKAVSAQLGLDEYHAGLLPGDKVDQIETLIAAKKSKENLAFVGDGINDAPVLSRADVGIAMGALGSDAAIEAADVVLMDDDPAKIALAMRIARRTLRIVYENIVFALAVKFACLLLGAIGMASMWTAIFADVGVMVIAVLNATRALYTKDLVRKSQL, translated from the coding sequence ATGACCAAAAAGCAAAAAAAGAGCCTGCAGCAGATCCTGATCGCGCTGGCCCTTGTGATCCTGCTCAAGCTGCTGCTCCGTGTGCTGCCGGCACTTCCCACCCCGGTGGAGCTGCTGCTCTACCTCATCCCGTACTTTGTGGTGGGCAAGGACGTGCTGCGCAAGGCCATCAAGGGCATCAAGAACCGCCAGCCCTTTGACGAGTGCTTCCTGATGGCGGTGGCTACCGTGGGTGCCTTTGCCCTGGGCGACTATGTGGAAGGCTGCGCCGTTATCCTCTTTTACCAGATCGGCGAGCTGTTCCAGAGCGTGGCCGTGGGCAAGAGCCGCCAGAGCATTTCCAGCCTGATGGACATCCGCCCGGACTACGCCAACGTGGAGGACGAGGACGGCAAGCTGGAGCAGGTGGACCCCGATGACGTGGAGGTGGGCACCGTGATCGTGGTGCAGCCCGGCGAGCGGGTGCCCATTGACGGTGTGATCGTAGAGGGCACCTCCGCCCTGAACACCGCCGCCCTGACCGGTGAGAGCCTGCCCCGCGACGTCCAGACCGGAGACGAAGTCATCAGCGGCTGCGTAAACATGACCGGCCTGCTGAAAGTCAGGACTACCAAGGAATTCGGCGAGTCCACCGTCTCGAAAATTCTCGATCTGGTGGAAAATTCCAGCATGAAGAAGGCCCGCGCCGAAAACTTCATCACCCGCTTTGCCCGGGTATACACCCCGGCTGTCTGCTACGGTGCGCTGGCGCTGGCCTTCCTGCCGCCTATCGTGCTGCTGCTGATGGGCCAGCCCGCCCGCTTTGGGGACTGGATCTACCGCGCTTTGACCTTCCTGGTCATCAGCTGCCCCTGCGCACTGGTCATCAGCATTCCGCTGAGCTTCTTCGGCGGCATCGGCGGTGCTTCCGCCTGCGGTATCCTGGTCAAGGGCTCCACCTATCTGGAGGAGCTGGCCCGCACCGGCATCGTGGTGTTTGATAAGACCGGCACCCTGACCCAGGGCACCTTCAAGGTCACCGGCGTCCACCCGGCCGACGGCATCACCGACGAACAGCTGGTGGAGGCCGCCGCCCTGGCCGAGAGCTGGTCCAAGCACCCCATCTCCCTGAGCATCAAGGCCGCCTACGGCAAGGAGATCGACACCTCCCGCGTGACCGACGTGGAGGAGCTTGGCGGCCACGGCGTGACCGCCAAAGTGGACGGTAAGGCCGTTGCCGCCGGCAACGCCCGTCTGATGGAGCGGCTGGGCCTTTCTGCCCCCGCCGTGAGCGAGACCGGCACCGTCGTGCACGTTGCCATCGACGGCCGATACGCCGGTTACCTGCTCATCGCCGACGTGGTCAAACCCCACAGTGCCGAAGCCATCCGGGCCATGAAGGCCGCCGGAGTGCGCAAGACCGTCATGCTCACCGGCGACGCCGAGCCGGTGGCCAAGGCCGTTTCTGCCCAGCTGGGTCTGGACGAATACCACGCCGGTCTGCTGCCCGGCGACAAGGTGGACCAGATCGAAACACTCATCGCCGCCAAGAAGTCCAAGGAGAATCTGGCCTTTGTGGGCGACGGCATCAACGACGCCCCGGTGCTGTCCCGCGCCGATGTGGGCATCGCCATGGGTGCCCTGGGCTCTGACGCCGCCATTGAAGCCGCCGACGTGGTGCTGATGGACGATGACCCGGCCAAGATTGCACTGGCCATGCGCATCGCCCGCCGCACCCTGCGCATCGTGTACGAGAACATCGTGTTCGCGCTGGCGGTCAAGTTTGCCTGCCTGCTGCTGGGTGCCATCGGTATGGCCAGCATGTGGACAGCCATCTTTGCCGACGTGGGCGTCATGGTCATTGCCGTGCTCAACGCCACCCGCGCCCTGTACACCAAAGATCTTGTCAGGAAGAGCCAGCTGTAA
- a CDS encoding glycerol-3-phosphate responsive antiterminator produces MHPLAETLLDEPVIAAVKTDDALTAALASPCSTVFLLASTLLNVGELVRRIHAAGKLAVVHIDLVDGLSAREVAVNSLIALCHPDGIISTHPSLIRRARHQGLLTIQRAFILDSLSLNNLSGQLEQGKPDFVEILPGIMPRVITEISTRTRVPVIAGGLLRDKADVMAAMRAGASAVSTSAPELWDI; encoded by the coding sequence ATGCATCCACTTGCTGAAACTCTGCTGGACGAGCCGGTGATCGCAGCCGTCAAGACGGATGACGCTCTGACGGCTGCCCTGGCCTCGCCCTGCAGCACGGTCTTTCTGCTGGCGAGCACCCTGCTCAATGTGGGGGAGCTGGTCCGGCGCATCCACGCGGCCGGAAAGCTGGCCGTCGTGCACATCGACCTTGTGGACGGCCTTTCGGCGCGGGAAGTTGCCGTGAATTCCCTCATTGCGCTGTGCCACCCGGACGGCATCATTTCCACCCACCCGTCCCTGATCCGGCGGGCGCGCCATCAGGGCCTGCTGACCATCCAGCGGGCGTTCATCCTGGACTCCCTTTCCCTGAACAACCTTTCCGGCCAGCTGGAACAAGGCAAGCCGGACTTTGTGGAGATCCTGCCCGGCATCATGCCCCGGGTCATCACCGAGATCAGTACCCGCACCCGGGTGCCGGTGATCGCGGGCGGTCTGCTGCGGGACAAGGCCGACGTCATGGCCGCCATGCGGGCCGGTGCCTCGGCGGTGTCCACCTCTGCCCCGGAGCTGTGGGACATCTGA
- a CDS encoding alpha/beta hydrolase — protein sequence MKSTAKATEKRSRTVVVLAIAVALMLLGSIFAQMFNTSFYKVKVSRISFDTDSGTLSGLLYMPKGVDVSNPHPTIVTTHGYLNSAEMQDETAIEMSRRGYVVLALDMYDHGHSHGNVDNTGGFFNFWPTSLWDAAQYMYSQDYVAKDAQGNGQIAVSGHSMGGFSSEMAIYLDEQNYAAAGYRIIKAGLSMGADYSWTSYLGLDEEAAVATFGGRTIGKICGQYDEFFFAADEPPTKSGTVYHKDYVATTAGKTLLEQEAPQADTWYTGSDGGQRIIYQPREIHPWNHFSKASTKDAIEFYATAFADQSGLVQNIASTSQIWYWKEVFELVALVGFLLMLAPLALLLMKLPFLSNAKQAVAAPTPAVGTLSGKLGTISLFVVGMLIPAIIFPAVYDGSLTAEPIRWMRYASDIALLLSVVGIVLAARSTEDDRKTWLSGSVCVLIASIVLRVLVTKNIFETNATWQGPTVNSIVTWALICACISIVTMVCVYLFGGRKQKGITLEQYGIAAKPVSVAAAFCVALLVSVIAYACLFAVDAIFKTDFRIWTFAFKTFEASAIPAAVKYMPFFFVYYFVSGAAAISNTSSEKLQGGWGYLLAALTNMGGILLWLVLQYGTLFRTGVAFYPGQALGGILLFALVPSLAIASCLAKYLYKKTGSVYVAAFLNTILMTMMTVANTAIYFQA from the coding sequence ATGAAAAGCACCGCAAAGGCCACCGAAAAGCGTTCGCGCACGGTCGTTGTGCTGGCGATCGCTGTGGCGTTGATGCTGCTGGGCAGCATTTTTGCCCAGATGTTCAACACCTCATTCTACAAGGTCAAGGTCTCCCGCATTTCCTTTGATACCGACTCCGGCACCCTTTCGGGCCTGTTGTACATGCCCAAGGGCGTGGACGTCTCCAACCCGCACCCCACCATCGTGACCACCCACGGCTACCTGAACAGTGCCGAGATGCAGGACGAGACCGCCATCGAGATGTCCCGCCGCGGCTATGTCGTGCTGGCACTGGATATGTATGACCACGGCCATTCCCACGGGAACGTCGACAATACCGGCGGCTTCTTCAACTTCTGGCCCACTTCGCTGTGGGATGCCGCACAGTACATGTACAGCCAGGACTACGTTGCCAAGGATGCACAGGGCAACGGTCAGATCGCGGTCAGCGGCCACTCCATGGGCGGCTTCTCCTCCGAGATGGCCATCTATCTGGATGAGCAGAACTACGCTGCCGCCGGTTACCGCATCATCAAGGCCGGTTTGAGCATGGGTGCCGATTACTCCTGGACCTCCTACCTGGGCCTGGACGAAGAGGCTGCAGTTGCCACCTTCGGCGGACGCACCATCGGCAAGATCTGCGGCCAGTACGACGAGTTCTTCTTTGCGGCCGACGAGCCTCCCACGAAGAGCGGCACCGTCTACCACAAGGACTATGTTGCCACCACCGCTGGCAAGACCCTGCTGGAGCAGGAAGCTCCGCAGGCTGACACCTGGTACACCGGCTCGGACGGCGGCCAGCGCATCATTTACCAGCCGCGTGAGATCCACCCCTGGAACCACTTCTCCAAGGCTTCCACCAAGGATGCCATCGAGTTCTACGCCACTGCATTTGCCGACCAGTCCGGTCTGGTGCAGAACATTGCTTCCACCAGCCAAATCTGGTACTGGAAAGAAGTCTTTGAGCTGGTCGCTCTGGTGGGCTTCCTGCTCATGCTGGCACCTCTTGCCCTGCTGCTGATGAAGCTGCCCTTCCTGTCCAATGCAAAGCAGGCCGTCGCAGCACCCACCCCGGCCGTCGGCACCCTGTCCGGCAAGCTTGGCACGATCAGCCTGTTCGTGGTGGGTATGCTGATCCCGGCCATCATCTTCCCCGCCGTGTACGACGGCAGTCTGACCGCAGAGCCCATCCGCTGGATGCGCTACGCCAGTGACATTGCCCTGCTCCTGTCGGTGGTGGGCATCGTTCTGGCAGCCCGCAGCACCGAGGACGACCGCAAGACCTGGCTGTCCGGCTCGGTGTGCGTCCTGATCGCTTCCATCGTCCTGCGTGTGCTGGTGACCAAGAACATCTTCGAGACCAATGCCACCTGGCAGGGCCCCACCGTCAACAGCATCGTGACCTGGGCTCTCATCTGCGCCTGCATCTCCATCGTGACCATGGTCTGCGTCTACCTGTTCGGCGGCCGCAAGCAGAAGGGCATCACGCTGGAACAGTACGGCATTGCCGCAAAGCCGGTGTCTGTGGCCGCAGCCTTCTGCGTGGCACTGCTGGTGAGCGTGATCGCCTACGCCTGCCTGTTTGCCGTGGATGCCATCTTCAAGACCGACTTCCGCATCTGGACCTTCGCCTTCAAGACCTTTGAAGCCAGCGCCATCCCGGCGGCGGTCAAGTATATGCCGTTCTTCTTTGTGTACTACTTTGTCAGCGGCGCCGCCGCCATCTCCAACACCAGCAGCGAAAAGCTGCAGGGCGGCTGGGGCTACCTGCTGGCTGCTCTGACCAACATGGGCGGCATCCTCCTCTGGCTGGTGCTGCAGTACGGCACCCTGTTCCGTACCGGCGTTGCCTTCTACCCGGGACAGGCCCTTGGCGGCATCCTGCTGTTTGCGCTGGTGCCCTCGCTGGCCATTGCATCCTGCCTGGCCAAGTACCTGTACAAAAAGACCGGCAGCGTGTACGTTGCGGCCTTCCTGAATACCATCCTGATGACCATGATGACCGTGGCCAACACCGCGATCTATTTCCAGGCATAA